The stretch of DNA TCGTGCCGAGGTACTTGACCCACTGGAGGAGCGGTTCGGAGCCGTCGAGGGGTCCCTCGAGGAACGGGCGCGTTCCGGAGACGTCTGGCATGGGTCGGCGTTGGGCCACCGCCACCTAAAGTGGGGGGAGCGTTTCGAGAGTTGAGTCGCGCTCAGGCGAGCAGCCCAGCGACGACGATTTCGGTGACGGTGGCAACCAGCGCGCCGGTCCAGACCAGCGCCACGTAGTGGGGGAGCCCGCTCACGAAGTGCCCGCGGTCGGTGATCCGGATCATCACTGACGAGAACAGCGCGTTCAGCAACACGACAGTGAGGAGGAGGAACTCGATGACCGCGATATCGTAGCTCGCCGTCGAGAACAGCGAGTCGACGAACTGCTCGTTCCCCTCGGCGATCCCCGACGTGATCTCGAGCATCTGCTCGGCGACGCCGAGCCCGATGAACGCCGAGAACATCGCCGCCGCCGTCACGCCGTAGACGATCCCGACGAACGTCGTCGTCGCCTGCTGGCGCTGCTCGCGGACGCGGAGCACCTCGTTGAAGTTCGTCGAGATCACCCGGCCGAGCTGTCGAGGTTCCCCGCCCATCCGGCGGCCGACGACGTACATATCGCCGAACTTCTGGATCAGGTACGACCCCGTCTCTGCGGCGAACAGCCGCCACGAGGACTCCGTGTCGATCCGCGTCCGAAGCCGCTTGTAGAGGTCGTCGACGTTGTCCGTCAGCGCGCCGAAATCTTTCTTCCGGAGCGACTCGAGGACGTTCGCGGTCGAAGTCTGTTTGACGGACTCGACGCCGCCCAGCGCGCGGATGAACGACGGGAACCCCTGATCGCGCTCGGTCACCCGCTGCTCCTCTCGGCGCATCGCCAGCCCCGGAAGCAGCAGCGGCGTCGTCGGGATCGCGAGGTAGATCGGCGTCGGCAGCACGTCCGAAGCCAGCGGCGTGAGCCCGAGGCCGACTGCGAGCACGCCGGCCACGGCCAGCCCCGAGAGCGCGACGCCGCCGACGATCGCCGGGCGGACGCGGTGCATCGGCGAGTGGTCGCTCTCGGGGGCGAGCCAGACCGGATCCTTCGGCGCGATGTTGTGAATGAGGAACACGAAGCCGGCTTGGACGATCCCGAACAGAACGATGATGCCGCCGAGCAGCAGCGTGGGTGGCACCGGGATCAGGATGGGGAGCACCGTCGCGAACACGAGAATGAACGTCACCGAGAGCATCAGCGAGAGGTAGAGCTCCTTCATGACGTCGAGTTTGTCGAGCGCCGACTCGTAGCGGATGACGAACTCCTGGATGATCGACTCCTGTTCGTCGAGGAGGAACTCGTCGAGCCCCTGCCCGGCGCCGACGGTGTAGGCCATTCGCCCGAGGAAGTCCGACAGCAGTTCAGAGGGAACGCGCTCGGACCGGCGCCGGCAGGCGTCGTCGAGGGACTGGTTCCACGTGTCGACGAGCGCGGTGATCCGGCCCATCTCTTCGGCGAGTGCACCGTACTCCTCAACGCCGGCGAGGGTCCGAAACACTTCGACGCGATCGATGTTCGTCATGGAGAGGACGGTGATGTGGGTGAGGAAGAGGTGGAACTGCCCGCGGATCTCTCGGCGCTTCCGGTCGGCGATGATCTTCGGGTAGACGAACGCCGCCGTGGGGGCGAGCACGCCGAGGAGGACGGCCGGTGCCGCGACGAGCGGCGGGGGGCTGAACAGAACGAGGGCAACCGCGACGGCGACGGCGACGGCGATACCGGGCAGCAGGACGATGAGCACGTACCGCTCGACGGACATCTCCATGTAGCGGTAGGCCTCGAACACCGACCGGACGACGTCGCGCACTCCAGGGTTCCAGCCGTCCCCGTCTCCCTCGGCGGTGCTCACGGCTCTCCACCGGCCGTGAGGCCGTGGATGTCGATCGGGAGCGCCTCGACGCCGTCGCGCTGGAACGTCTCGATAGCCTCGTTCACCTCGTGGTAGCCGGTCACGTCGGCGTCGATGAGCCGACGGATCACCTCGGCGCGGCGGTCGAGTTCGTCGTAGATGCGCCGGGTGTCGTCGTAGCCCAGCAGCGTCGCGATCCCGTCCTCGAGGACGTGGCTGTTGTTCCGACCCTTGAACGTGACCTCGTCGTCCCGGGGGTCCCAGCCGAACGTCTCACGGGTGACGACCCCGCCCTCGTGTTCGGAGTACCCTTCGATCTCCTGGACGCTCGTGACCCGCCGGAGCACCTCGTCGCCCTGTTTGACACGGTTCTGGAACAGCGCCACGTCGCAGTTGTCCATGAACGTCTCGGGGACGTTGATCGGGTTCGAAGTGAACCGCTGGATCATCGAGACGATATCGCTGGCGTGGAACGTGAGCAGCACCGGGTGGCCCGTCTGGGCCGCCTGAAACGCCATCTGAGCCTCGGCACCACGGACCTCCCCGACGACGATGTAGTCCGGGCGCGATCGGAGGGCGGCGGCCACGAGGTCGAACATGTCCACGTCCGAACCGTCGCCGTTGCTCTCACGGGTGAGCAGCTGCTGCCAGTTGTCGTGGGGGGGCATCACTTCGGCGGTGTCCTCCGCGGTGTAGATCTTGTGGTCCCGCGGGATGAACGAGAACATGGAGTTGAGCGTGGTCGTCTTCCCGGAGGCGGTCTCTCCGACCACGAACACGGTCTGTTCGTTCTCCATGCAGAGCCAGAGGTAGGCGGCGAGTTCGGGAGACAGCGTCCCCCACTTGGTGATCTGGAAAATCGACAGCGGGACGTCCTCCCCCTGTCGGACGGTGAGCGAGGGCCCCTTGATGCTCACGTCGTCCGAGTAGATGATGTTGATCCGCGAGCCGTTCGGAAGCGTCGAGTCGATGACGGGGTCGGAGTCCGAGACGGGCGAGTTCATCCGTTCGCCCATGTTCCGGATCCAGTTGCTGAACGTCTCGAGGTCGCCGAAGTCGACGCTCGTCTCGGTCATGCCGAAGACGCCGTGTTCGACGTAGCAGGCGTGTGGGCCGATGACGTGGATGTCCTCGTTCATCGGGTCGGCCATCACGGGTTCGAGCGGACCGAGCCCGACGATGTCCCGCTGGAGGACGTACCGGAGCCGATCGTACGTCTCGCGGTCGACGACGAACTGGTCGCCCAGTAGCGAGGACCGGAGCCGGTCGAGGGTGGACCCCCCCCTAGCGTCGACGGTCAGGATCTCGTCGACGAGCTCGTCGAGATGCTCGGTGAAGTCGTCGCCCTCGGCGGGTGCGGGCTTCGTGACCGAACGGTCGAGCACCTCGGTCCGGACCTGCTCGTACAGCTGTTGCTCCTCGTCGGACAGCGTCGGCTCCAGACAGCGGTACGTCGGGTCGCGGCCGGTTCCCCCGTGGACGTGGACGTAGATCGGGGGCTCGGCCGGGTAGAGGACGTTCGCCTCCCCGTCCGCGTGTTCCTCCGTCGGCTCCTCGGCGTACACCGGGTACGTACCGGTCTCCTCGTAGAGCGACTGGAGGTGGTCACGGACGTGGGGCTGGGCCTCCGTTACCGCGCGCAGGTCGTCCGTGAGTCGAGTGTTCGATCTCATGCGATGGTTCGCGATTCGATGACGAGGCCGCGGCCCTGCTGGATCGAGAAGCCGATCGTGTCGTCGACCGGGTTCTGCATCCCCGAGAAGCGACGGACCATCGCCTTCTTCCGGATGTTGTTGCCGACGGTCTCGCTGCGGAGTTCGAGGTAGACGTCGGCGGCCGAACGCAGCGGCCGCAGCGCCCGCTCGGTCACGCTGTCGGGGTCGACCGTGAGCAGGACCACCTTGTCGGCGGCCAGCGCGGGATCGAGCTGGCCGATGACGCGCTCCATCGCCCGATCCTCGTCGCCCGAACCGAGCTGCCCGCCGAACCAGCTGTCGCTGCGACAGAGCGAGCCGAAGCCGTCGACCGCGACGGTTCTGGCGTCCCAGAGGGGGCTCGGCTCCACGAGGCGGTGCAGCAGCGGGCGATCGGCCTCGGTGGGCGCCCGGAAGTACCGGAGGTGGCCGTCGAGGAGGTGGTCGACAACATCGTAGGACAGCGAGTGCATCTGGTCGACGAACTCGCCAGTCGAGAGTTGCGTCGAGACCAGCCCGACGGCCGTCCCCTCCTCACAGAGCCCGTAGACGAACCGTGCGGTCAGAGCCGACTTCCCGGCCCCCGTCCCGCCCTCGACGAGCACGAGGCTCCCCTCGGGGATGCCGCCGCCGATTGCGTTGTTGACACGATCTCGTGACTCGAGTCCGATTGACAGGTAGTTCATGTTCTGAAACGGAGGGTCTCACGTTCGCTCTCGACGATGATGGTGACACGGTGGTCTCCACTCGCGATCGGTTCGTTCACGACGATCCGGACGACGCCGCCCTCGTACCACTCGCCGCCGCCGATCACGCTGACGGAGTACTCGGAGGGCGAGACGTACTTCCCGTCGACCAGCACTTCGATGCTCGACCCGTCCGTTCCGATCGTCCGCCGACCGGTGTTTTTCACCAGGATGCGGACCGACTCGTTCTCGTCGTCGTAGACGGCGTCACTGCCCGGATCGCTGATCACGTCGATGTCGGTGTCGATGTCGGCGGCCACGTCGGCCCCTCGCTCGTCGAGGGAGTCGGAGATCCCCCCGACAGTCGTGACCATTACACCCGAGACGGCGGCGGCGACGCTCACCGCCGCGATGAACAGGATCAGTTCCGACACCGACGCGCTCGCCATTCAGCGCACCTCCACCCGGGCGGTAACGGCGACACCCGGCCCGCTCACGACCTTAGTCCGGTTCGGCGCCGAGGCCCGGGAGAGTGTCAGCCTGAGCGTCTCCCCGGGGGCCCAGATGTCGGTTGTCGCGATCCCCTCGACGGTCGTGTTGGCCGCGGTCGGCCGGGCGTACTCGCCGTCGACGAGGAGATCGGTCGCGGCGACGGAGAGGCTGCTCGCGCCGGTGTTCCGGATCGTGACAGTAAGTTCGTCCGTACTCTCGTTGTACGTCGCGTTCACGAATTCGATCGCGGTGTTCTGTCGGGTCAGATCTCGCTCCTCGGCCGCCGTTGCCGCCGCCGATCGGCGGTCGGCGTAGCGGTCGACCGCCGGGTAGACGGTCGCGGCGCTCACGAGGAGGCCGATGAAGATCACCGCCGTCGCGCCGCTGACGCTGAACCCCATCAGATATCGTTCAGACAGGCGAGCACGCGAATGTACTCGTGTGAGACGGCGTGTTCCTCGGCGGTCGGCTCGCGGGCCTGTGTCGGGTCGACGAACACGTCGAGCGCCGGCCCACCGATCACGTCGACGAGTCGCTCCTCGACTTTCGGGGAGATCCAGCCGACGTTCTCGTAGTAGTCGACCGCGCGGAACGCACCCGCGGGCCCGGACCGGTCCATCAGCGTCGCCAGCCACTCCATCACGAGCACCTCGCCCGCGTAGCCGTCGGGGATCGACTCGAGCACCGGGCCGCCGTCCGCGGCCTGTGAGTCCCGAGCGGCGTCGTCGTCCCCGCCCCGGCGCTCCTGGTGGTCGGGGGCCGAACCCGTCTCGAACTCGGCAGCCGCATCGAACGGATCCGCCGCCGGCTCCTCCTGAAGATCGTCGAAGGAGACGACCGGATCCGCCGCCGCCTCCGACTCCTCCGCCGGGGCGTGGTCGTCGCGTGCGGG from Halolamina sediminis encodes:
- a CDS encoding type II/IV secretion system ATPase subunit; protein product: MRSNTRLTDDLRAVTEAQPHVRDHLQSLYEETGTYPVYAEEPTEEHADGEANVLYPAEPPIYVHVHGGTGRDPTYRCLEPTLSDEEQQLYEQVRTEVLDRSVTKPAPAEGDDFTEHLDELVDEILTVDARGGSTLDRLRSSLLGDQFVVDRETYDRLRYVLQRDIVGLGPLEPVMADPMNEDIHVIGPHACYVEHGVFGMTETSVDFGDLETFSNWIRNMGERMNSPVSDSDPVIDSTLPNGSRINIIYSDDVSIKGPSLTVRQGEDVPLSIFQITKWGTLSPELAAYLWLCMENEQTVFVVGETASGKTTTLNSMFSFIPRDHKIYTAEDTAEVMPPHDNWQQLLTRESNGDGSDVDMFDLVAAALRSRPDYIVVGEVRGAEAQMAFQAAQTGHPVLLTFHASDIVSMIQRFTSNPINVPETFMDNCDVALFQNRVKQGDEVLRRVTSVQEIEGYSEHEGGVVTRETFGWDPRDDEVTFKGRNNSHVLEDGIATLLGYDDTRRIYDELDRRAEVIRRLIDADVTGYHEVNEAIETFQRDGVEALPIDIHGLTAGGEP
- a CDS encoding ATPase domain-containing protein: MNYLSIGLESRDRVNNAIGGGIPEGSLVLVEGGTGAGKSALTARFVYGLCEEGTAVGLVSTQLSTGEFVDQMHSLSYDVVDHLLDGHLRYFRAPTEADRPLLHRLVEPSPLWDARTVAVDGFGSLCRSDSWFGGQLGSGDEDRAMERVIGQLDPALAADKVVLLTVDPDSVTERALRPLRSAADVYLELRSETVGNNIRKKAMVRRFSGMQNPVDDTIGFSIQQGRGLVIESRTIA
- the flaJ gene encoding archaellar assembly protein FlaJ — encoded protein: MSTAEGDGDGWNPGVRDVVRSVFEAYRYMEMSVERYVLIVLLPGIAVAVAVAVALVLFSPPPLVAAPAVLLGVLAPTAAFVYPKIIADRKRREIRGQFHLFLTHITVLSMTNIDRVEVFRTLAGVEEYGALAEEMGRITALVDTWNQSLDDACRRRSERVPSELLSDFLGRMAYTVGAGQGLDEFLLDEQESIIQEFVIRYESALDKLDVMKELYLSLMLSVTFILVFATVLPILIPVPPTLLLGGIIVLFGIVQAGFVFLIHNIAPKDPVWLAPESDHSPMHRVRPAIVGGVALSGLAVAGVLAVGLGLTPLASDVLPTPIYLAIPTTPLLLPGLAMRREEQRVTERDQGFPSFIRALGGVESVKQTSTANVLESLRKKDFGALTDNVDDLYKRLRTRIDTESSWRLFAAETGSYLIQKFGDMYVVGRRMGGEPRQLGRVISTNFNEVLRVREQRQQATTTFVGIVYGVTAAAMFSAFIGLGVAEQMLEITSGIAEGNEQFVDSLFSTASYDIAVIEFLLLTVVLLNALFSSVMIRITDRGHFVSGLPHYVALVWTGALVATVTEIVVAGLLA
- a CDS encoding FlaD/FlaE family flagellar protein, coding for MFEIISSMFSSNDDENTDEGPTDTADGDPSANPEPEAPESDREALGGDEGSPVKVSAPEDDGPDVNELDVRLDELDDELSSTESSVRALQNSQEEMADSIDEMNDTVRQLVGVYDRLAAEENPFVDDPTEAAGGASPMAGVDGEAADAAVPDADPAPDEPARDDHAPAEESEAAADPVVSFDDLQEEPAADPFDAAAEFETGSAPDHQERRGGDDDAARDSQAADGGPVLESIPDGYAGEVLVMEWLATLMDRSGPAGAFRAVDYYENVGWISPKVEERLVDVIGGPALDVFVDPTQAREPTAEEHAVSHEYIRVLACLNDI